GTCGCCGGGTTCGGTAACAGAGATACTCTATTTTTTTGTCGCCGAATATACCAGGGACATGAAAGTAAGTGATGGCGGCGGTGTGGACGAGGAACACGAGAACATTGAGGTGTTGGAATTACCCTTTTCAAAAGCGCTTGAAATGATCGGCACGGGCGAGATCAAAGACGCAAAAACAATGATGCTATTACAATACGCGCAAATAAACAAACTGATATGAAAACCCAACCCATGACCATACTTGTAGCCGGCCCCTACCGTTCGGGAACTAATGACGATCCTGTTCTCATGCAGCAAAATCTCGACCGCCTGAACGATTCCGCCCTGGCGCTTTTCCGGGCGGGCCATATACCGCTGATCGGTGAGTGGCTCGCACTACCGCTTTTAAGGGCTGCGGGTTCCAAAGCTCCGGGCGATGAGATCTACCAGGAAATTTCGTATCCTGTCGCTCACCGGCTGATCACCAAATGTGATGCTATCCTGCGGCTCAAAGGTGAATCGTCCGGTGCAGATAAGGATGTCGAGGTGGCAAAAGGGCATGGTTTGCCGGTCTACTATCAACTGGAAGATATTATAGGGCAATAAAACTGATTTATTGCGAATGATTATTACTTTTGGTGTGTAAGTATATCATCAGAATGAAAATCGCCCTCTTTCCTGGCTCATTTGACCCCGTTACCAAAGCACATGTCGATATCATCAAACGCTCTGTTGGGCTCTTCGATAAGCTTTATATCGGTGTCGGTGATAACAGTTCAAAAAAAGGCCTCTTATCAGTCGCAACACGCGAGCAAATGCTGCGGGCTGTTTTTGGTGAAGACCCAAGGATCCATATTATTGCATACGAAGGACTTACGGTTGATTTTGCCAGGAGCATCGGCGCCGGCTATATGATCCGGGGTATCCGTACGGTGTCCGACTTTGAGTATGAAAAAGCCATAGCACAGATGAACCATTCACTGGCACCGGAAATTGAGAGTATTTTCATCGTCAGCAAGCCTGGGTATTCGTCCATCAGTTCGACTATTGTACGCGAAATATTACGCCACAACGGCGATGTAAGCCAGTTTGTACCTAAAGAGGCGCTGCCCTTTCTGTGATCATCCCTAATTTCAGCAAAACATCCATAATGGAAGGAAAGGTATTGCGAATGATCGGGCCGGTCTCTTCTTTACGGTACCATTTCACTTTGGTTATACCTTCTTCTTTTTGCGGTTTTAATTTTCCCAGGCCTGCATAGTTCATCCTGTACCAATAGGTTTTTTTTAACACTACCAGGCCTTTGACGGTATAAGTGTGATAAGTTGTGCAAATTTTTTTGCCGAGGCCGCTTACTTTTATTCCGCATTCTTCTTCAACCTCGCGCACCGCTCCTTCTTTTTTCTTTTCGCCACGTTCCAACTTGCCTTTGGGCAGGTCCCATTTGCCGTTACGATAGATGAACAGGAATTGCTCCTTGGTATTTTCAACCACTCCGCCTGCCGCCTCAATCAGAGTATTGCTTTTTATTACTTTTTTCAGGTAGCTCTTCGCATCCGGACTTATGATATAAAACAGTCGCCCGCCGGGCTTCCCGTTATATTGATTGTAAAATGATTTCAGGTCAAAAGTTTGAGCATCAATCCTTTGATAACGCTCTACGCGCTTTGGGACAGTCTGCGTTATCAGTATTACTTTTTCGTTGATATAAATTCTGTACTTTTGAGCCATGTTCAATAAAAATGAGATCGAGCAACAAGTAGCCGAGTTCCTGCTGCAAATTAAAGCAATTAAATTGCAACCTGACAACCCTTTTACCTGGGCATCAGGATGGAAATCGCCGATCTATTGCGACAATCGGATCACCCTGTCCCACCCTACCATACGTACGTACATCAGGCAGCAATTGGCGCTTATTATCCAGGAGGAATTTGGAGCCGTGGGTTGCATAGCCGGCGTTGCGACTGCTGGTATTCCCCAGGGGGCATTAGTTGCACAAGAGCTTGGGTTACCGTTTATTTATGTCCGTTCTAAACCAAAGGATCACGGAACCGGCAGCTTAATAGAGGGAGAAGTGATGCCCGGCAAACGGATCGTGGTGATCGAAGATCTTATTTCGACCGGAAAAAGCAGTTTACAGGCAGTAGAAGCTTTGCGGAGTGCCGGGTATGAAGTAGCGGGTCTGGCGGCTATATTCAGCTATGGTTTCGATGTTGCTACCGAGAACTTTAAACAAGCCAAATGCAAGTTCTTTACGCTATCCAATTACAACGCTTTAATAAAATACGCCGAACAACATCAGTATATTTCTTCGGATAATGCCGATATATTACGTAAATGGCGCTCATCGCCCGAAACCTGGGGGCAATAATTAGTACCCTTTTTTAACGCTCAGGTGTAATAAAACAGCTGCAATGTTTACCACAAATAAGCTGGCGATCAATAGTATCATATGACTTAAATTAAATTAGGTAAGATACATATGGCAAATGCCGTTCCAAACCCAATCCCCTTAACTATAAGCTATATAGTTAACAATAAGTTGCTATTTTTTAATTAAACACTGAGCAACGTTTTCTACAACGGAAAGTGATATTGAGGAAATATTATTCTCCGGCTTGTTGCGTCATTCCCCAGCACCGCACAAAAAACAATATAACTTGGTTAGTGCAAACAGACATTGTATATTTAGTCTTTGCCAACCTGGATAGCGATTTACTTTTATAGATGCTTAATTTATTTCAGTAAACTTTGCCAATTTATTGCAAATGAAAAAGAACGCCGGAAGAAGAAATTTTTTAAAAAATATCACCCTGAGCGGAGCCATAGCTTTAGTGCCTTCCGACATTGTAAATCTTACGACAGACAAGGAACAACACGTCCCTGATAAATCCGATCAAAAAGAAACAACCAAACGTGCTTACAATACCGCTTACACGGGCGAATACCTGAATCGTGTTGCATTCCCGATAGGTGGCATTGGTGCAGGCATGTTTTGCCTTGAGGGGACAGGCTCAATAGCACAGGTCTCGACCCGCAACAGCCCGGACATGTTCAACGATCCCGGGGCATTTGCCGCAATAGCTGTGAAGGGGATTGTCAACGGCGCAAAATTGCTTGAAGGCCCGGTGCCTAACTGGAAAAAATTTGGGCTGCACGATGCCGGCAACGGTTTGGGTGGCTCGACTACCGGCCTGCCGCATTTTCATGCCGCGAGTTTCAAAACGGAGTTCCCATTTGCTCACATCAAATTGGACGATAAAGATATCCCGCTTGATGTGAAGCTGACTGGATGGAGCCCGTTTATCCCTACTGATGATGATAATTCCAGCCTGCCTGTTGGAGCGCTCGAATATACTTTTACCAATACAGGCAAATCGGCTATTGAAGCAATATTCTCTTTTAATTCAAAGAATTTTCTAAGGGTCGATGATGGCAAAAACAGCATCCGGGAAACAAAAAATGGTTTTATACTTTTTGAAGGCGGAACCAAGGAAAAGCCCTATCCGTCTGAGTTTGCTATGTTTACCGATGACGATAAGACCATAGTCGACTATTGCTGGTTCAGGGGCGGCTGGTGGGACCCGCTAACCATGGCATGGAACACAGTTAAAAACGCCGAAACCAGGGAAAACCCTCCCGTACCTGCCGATGCTCCCGGTGCCAGTTTATACGTTCCGTTCAACCTTTCGCCGGGCAAGAAAAAGGTGATCCGCCTGATGATGGCCTGGTACACGCCCGATTCAGAGTTAACCTTCGGTGAAATGGGCAGGCGTAAGGATTGCGACCCCTCAAGCGGGTGTTGCAATACGCCAGGCGATCTGCAGCTTGATAAATACGATAAGCATTTTGACGGCAAGTTTTATAAACCGTGGTATAGCAGCCGGTTCGAAAGTATCAATGCTGTTATTGATTACTGGAAAAGCCGCTATGATGATCTGCGGAAAAATAGCGCTCTTTTCAGCAAAGCTTTCTACAATTCAACACTTCCGCCCGAGGTGACCGAAGCGGTGGCCTGCAATCTTTCGATACTTAAATCGCCAACCGTAATGCGTCAATTCGACGGGCGCCTATGGAGCTTTGAAGGATGCGGCGACAGCGGGGGCTGTTGTCACGGTTCATGCACGCATGTCTGGAACTATGCACAGGCCATTCCTCACCTGTTCCCTGCATTGGAGCGTAGCCTTAGGCACACAGAGTTTTGCGAGAGCCAGGACGAAAAAGGGCATCAGAATTTCAGGTCGAACCTTCCGATCGGTCCCGCAACGCATACTTTCCATGCTGCTGCCGACGGCCAATTGGGTGGCATCATGAAAGTTTATCGCGAATGGCGTATCAGCGGCGACGATAACTGGCTGCAAAAAATGTATCCCATGGTAAAAGCGAGCCTTGATTATTGTATCCGAACCTGGGACCCGCGCAACAAGGGGGTGGTAGAAGAGCCACATCATAACACCTACGATATTGAGTTTTGGGGGCCGGATGGAATGCACACGAGTTTTTACATCGGTTCGCTAACCGCCATTATTTTAATGGGTGAACATTTGGGGAAGGATGTGAGCGGGTATAAAATGTTACGATCAAAGGCAAAAATTGCGCTTGAAAATCAGCTGTTTGATGGAGAATATTTCATACAGGACATTACCTATACGGGATTGAACGCTCAAAACCCGGCTACTGCCAAATCGTATGGCGGCGAATACTCAAAAGAAGCCATAGCGCTTTTAGAGAAAGAGGGCCCGAAATATCAATACGGCAAAGGTTGCCTGTCCGACGGCATACTCGGCGTCTGGATCGCTCAAATGTGCATGGTACCCGAATCTATCAACAGCAACCTCATCAAAAGTCACTTACAATCGGTCTTTAAATACAACTTCAAAACCGATCTGAGTGAACATGCCAACCCACAAAGGCCTGCTTACGCCCTGGGGGATGAGGGCGGCCTGCTACTATGTACCTGGCCGAATGGTGGCAAACTGTCCCTGCCATTTGTCTACAGCGACGAAGTTTGGACCGGTATCGAGCACCAGGTAGCTTCACACCTGATGCTCACCGGAGTAGTTAATGAGGGTCTTGCGATACTACGAGCCTCGCGCGACAGGTACGACGGGCGCATCCGCAACCCATTTAATGAATACGAATGCGGACATTGGTACGCGCGGGCTTTATCAAGCTATGGATACCTGCAGGCGCTTACCGGTGTAAAGTATGATGCGGTTACCAAAACGCTGCATATCGATTCAAAAGTGGGGAATTTTACGAGCTTCCTGTCCACGGATACCGGTTTCGGAAATGTAAGCCTGAAGAGTGGCGAGCCATCGATAAATGTTATGTATGGTAAGATTGATGTAAAAAAAGTTTTCGTATCAGGAAGGGAATCATCACTATGAAGGTGGCGGAAAATAAAATGGTGGCCTTAAGATATTCAATCAAAAATAGCCGCGGAGCAGTGATAACGGAAATCATGAACGATACACCATTCAGATACTTATGCGGAAGCGGCGGCATTTTGCCCGCGCTTGAAGAAAATATATACGGTATGCATGCCGGCGACCAAAGGTCGTTCGTCTTGTTAAAAGAGGAGCAGCCGGGTTTATTCGAAGACCTGCATATAGATGTAGTAATTGACGAAGTGCTTGATCCCACACCTTTTGAAATGCCGCAAATCATATCAAAAGCTGATTGCAGCGGTGGCGATTGCTGCTGCTGATAAACGCCTTAATTTGACCCCGATCCTAAAAATCCGCCCGAATAACCGTACCTTTGCCGCAAATTAAGGTGCAGTATGATAACAATATCCAATCTTTCACTTCGCTACGGTAAGCGTACACTTTTTGAAGATGTTAACTTAAAATTTACCCAGGGCAATTGCTACGGTATTATCGGCGCTAATGGCGCAGGTAAATCAACGTTTTTAAAGATACTTTCGGGCGATATTGATCCCACAAGCGGATCGGTAAGTTTTACGCCAGGCGAACGCATGGCCGTGCTAAGCCAAAACCACTATGCGTTTGATGAATTTACCGTTATTGAAGCTGTGATGATGGGGCATAAGGAAATGTATGCCGTGATGAAAGAGAAAGACGCTATTTACCTGAAAGAGGATTTTTCTGATGCAGACGGCGAACGTGCAGGCGAACTGGAAAACCTTTTTGCCGAAATGGACGGTTGGAACGCTGAAAGTAATGCCGCAACGCTGTTAAGTAACCTCGGCATCAAAGAGGAGTTTCACTATAGTTTAGTTAAGGATCTGGACAATACCCAAAAGGTACGTGTATTATTGGCCCAGGCGTTGTTCGGCAAGCCCGATATCTTATTACTGGATGAGCCCACGAACGATCTGGATATCCATACAGTAAGCTGGTTAGAGGACTTCTTAGCCAGTTATGAGGCCATCGTACTAGTGGTATCGCACGACAGGCACTTCCTGGATACAGTTTGTACCCACGTGGTTGATATAGATTTTGGCAAGATGACCATATTTACCGGTAACTACACATTCTGGTACGAGTCGAGCCAGTTGGCTTTACGCCAGCGTTCCGATCAGAATAAGAAGCTGGAAGACAAGGTTAAGGAACTGCAGGATTTTATCCGCCGCTTCAGTGCGAACGCCTCCAAATCTAAACAGGCAACAAGCCGTAAAAAAGCCCTGGATAAGATCAATCTTGAAGAAATACAGCCATCGAACCGCAAATACCCGGGTATTATATTCAATAACCTTGGCCGCGAGGCCGGTGACCAGATATTGCAGATCGAGGGTCTGAGTAAATCCTTGAATGGCGAACTTTTGTTCGATAATATTCGCCTGATCGTCAATAAAGGAGATAAAATTGCCGTCTTGTCGCAAAATAGTTTAGCAACCACGGCCTTCTACAATATTCTTACCGGAAGGGACAAGGATTTTAAAGGCGAATTTAAATGGGGAGTAACCATCAATTTCGCCGATATCCCCATTGATAACACGGAATATTTTGAAGGCAAGGATGAAAACCTGATCGATTGGCTGCGGGAGTACTCCACCGGTGATAAGGACGACCAGTTCATCCGCGGTTTCCTGGGCCGGATGCTATTCTCGGGCGAGGAAGTATTGAAAAAGAGCAATGTACTGTCAGGAGGCGAAAAAATGCGCTGCATGTTCAGCCGTATGATGCTGCAGCAGGCTAACCTGTTAATGTTTGACGAACCGACCAACCACCTCGACCTCGAATCGATAACGGCGCTCAATAACGGTATGAAGGATTTCAGGGGTACTATCCTGTTCACTTCGCGCGACCATGAACTGACCGAAACAGTCGCAAATCGCGTAATAGAACTGACACCCGGCGGCCTGATCGATAAACTGATGACGTACGACGAATACATCAACAGCGATGCAGTGCAAAAGCAAAGGGATGAAATGTATGCTTTAGCATAGAAATCGGTAACCGGAGACCCGGAATTTGGAAAAAAGTTTGTTAATCTTTAATCGCTGGTCGCTGGTCATTATTTTTTAAAAAAAAATCCGTTTATTTGCAGCCCAAACAAAACCCGACTCCGTAGCTCAGTTGGTAGAGCAACAGACTCTTAATCTGTGGGTCCTGAGTTCGAGCCTCAGCGGGGTCACTACAAACAAAACCGCTTCTTTACCAGAAGCGGTTTTTGTTTGTAGTTTTTTGAAGGCTATGCGTTATCATTATTGTACAGGTTGTCCCGGGACTGTATTTCTTATCGTCGTTCCGGATCGTTGTCGATCATTTTAAAAAGAAACCCAGTAACCCCTTTTGCACCTGCGCGGTTTGTTCCTGAACGATCCAATGCCCGGCATCTTTGATGATCGCCTCATGTTTCACATGGAAA
Above is a window of Mucilaginibacter ginsenosidivorans DNA encoding:
- a CDS encoding GH116 family glycosyl hydrolase — translated: MKKNAGRRNFLKNITLSGAIALVPSDIVNLTTDKEQHVPDKSDQKETTKRAYNTAYTGEYLNRVAFPIGGIGAGMFCLEGTGSIAQVSTRNSPDMFNDPGAFAAIAVKGIVNGAKLLEGPVPNWKKFGLHDAGNGLGGSTTGLPHFHAASFKTEFPFAHIKLDDKDIPLDVKLTGWSPFIPTDDDNSSLPVGALEYTFTNTGKSAIEAIFSFNSKNFLRVDDGKNSIRETKNGFILFEGGTKEKPYPSEFAMFTDDDKTIVDYCWFRGGWWDPLTMAWNTVKNAETRENPPVPADAPGASLYVPFNLSPGKKKVIRLMMAWYTPDSELTFGEMGRRKDCDPSSGCCNTPGDLQLDKYDKHFDGKFYKPWYSSRFESINAVIDYWKSRYDDLRKNSALFSKAFYNSTLPPEVTEAVACNLSILKSPTVMRQFDGRLWSFEGCGDSGGCCHGSCTHVWNYAQAIPHLFPALERSLRHTEFCESQDEKGHQNFRSNLPIGPATHTFHAAADGQLGGIMKVYREWRISGDDNWLQKMYPMVKASLDYCIRTWDPRNKGVVEEPHHNTYDIEFWGPDGMHTSFYIGSLTAIILMGEHLGKDVSGYKMLRSKAKIALENQLFDGEYFIQDITYTGLNAQNPATAKSYGGEYSKEAIALLEKEGPKYQYGKGCLSDGILGVWIAQMCMVPESINSNLIKSHLQSVFKYNFKTDLSEHANPQRPAYALGDEGGLLLCTWPNGGKLSLPFVYSDEVWTGIEHQVASHLMLTGVVNEGLAILRASRDRYDGRIRNPFNEYECGHWYARALSSYGYLQALTGVKYDAVTKTLHIDSKVGNFTSFLSTDTGFGNVSLKSGEPSINVMYGKIDVKKVFVSGRESSL
- a CDS encoding ABC-F family ATP-binding cassette domain-containing protein → MITISNLSLRYGKRTLFEDVNLKFTQGNCYGIIGANGAGKSTFLKILSGDIDPTSGSVSFTPGERMAVLSQNHYAFDEFTVIEAVMMGHKEMYAVMKEKDAIYLKEDFSDADGERAGELENLFAEMDGWNAESNAATLLSNLGIKEEFHYSLVKDLDNTQKVRVLLAQALFGKPDILLLDEPTNDLDIHTVSWLEDFLASYEAIVLVVSHDRHFLDTVCTHVVDIDFGKMTIFTGNYTFWYESSQLALRQRSDQNKKLEDKVKELQDFIRRFSANASKSKQATSRKKALDKINLEEIQPSNRKYPGIIFNNLGREAGDQILQIEGLSKSLNGELLFDNIRLIVNKGDKIAVLSQNSLATTAFYNILTGRDKDFKGEFKWGVTINFADIPIDNTEYFEGKDENLIDWLREYSTGDKDDQFIRGFLGRMLFSGEEVLKKSNVLSGGEKMRCMFSRMMLQQANLLMFDEPTNHLDLESITALNNGMKDFRGTILFTSRDHELTETVANRVIELTPGGLIDKLMTYDEYINSDAVQKQRDEMYALA
- the pyrE gene encoding orotate phosphoribosyltransferase — its product is MFNKNEIEQQVAEFLLQIKAIKLQPDNPFTWASGWKSPIYCDNRITLSHPTIRTYIRQQLALIIQEEFGAVGCIAGVATAGIPQGALVAQELGLPFIYVRSKPKDHGTGSLIEGEVMPGKRIVVIEDLISTGKSSLQAVEALRSAGYEVAGLAAIFSYGFDVATENFKQAKCKFFTLSNYNALIKYAEQHQYISSDNADILRKWRSSPETWGQ
- a CDS encoding DUF4406 domain-containing protein; this encodes MKTQPMTILVAGPYRSGTNDDPVLMQQNLDRLNDSALALFRAGHIPLIGEWLALPLLRAAGSKAPGDEIYQEISYPVAHRLITKCDAILRLKGESSGADKDVEVAKGHGLPVYYQLEDIIGQ
- the coaD gene encoding pantetheine-phosphate adenylyltransferase, whose amino-acid sequence is MKIALFPGSFDPVTKAHVDIIKRSVGLFDKLYIGVGDNSSKKGLLSVATREQMLRAVFGEDPRIHIIAYEGLTVDFARSIGAGYMIRGIRTVSDFEYEKAIAQMNHSLAPEIESIFIVSKPGYSSISSTIVREILRHNGDVSQFVPKEALPFL
- a CDS encoding peptidylprolyl isomerase, translated to MKVAENKMVALRYSIKNSRGAVITEIMNDTPFRYLCGSGGILPALEENIYGMHAGDQRSFVLLKEEQPGLFEDLHIDVVIDEVLDPTPFEMPQIISKADCSGGDCCC
- a CDS encoding NUDIX hydrolase; this translates as MAQKYRIYINEKVILITQTVPKRVERYQRIDAQTFDLKSFYNQYNGKPGGRLFYIISPDAKSYLKKVIKSNTLIEAAGGVVENTKEQFLFIYRNGKWDLPKGKLERGEKKKEGAVREVEEECGIKVSGLGKKICTTYHTYTVKGLVVLKKTYWYRMNYAGLGKLKPQKEEGITKVKWYRKEETGPIIRNTFPSIMDVLLKLGMITERAAPL